From the genome of Vicia villosa cultivar HV-30 ecotype Madison, WI linkage group LG2, Vvil1.0, whole genome shotgun sequence, one region includes:
- the LOC131649807 gene encoding inactive poly [ADP-ribose] polymerase RCD1-like: MAYNSASALDEATLNEKRNMAIQCLAHLAELSTPTNLFVEQMSLVGDEGQTAESGPGISRLLVKYSMNYKKSGLLKRLMFYQNGEWLDYPEHVVELVKKDFETKKATAEVELDGENLVMYFFHMCNMNLKTGLRQPIAWIDEAGSFFFPELFASVDEEPNNIGEQEGGELNEVDDSKLGEHSGESNALAMDVDANGHDTTNKVENENIGETPNQDREIDLNAYTEPGYGELDVDYVRNLFLTGMTTFGVNDDDIVDIYCNSSISTQARLELFQKQADITKGIHGDANVRYGWLACSKEELSTIMQNGLDHNALSSSKCIYGFGIHLAAITHPYACVPYCDADENGVKHLILCRVIMGNMEHLRRGNNQIRPRGCEYDNGVDDIEHPKYYVVWSNNMNTHIYQEFVVSFKASLDAEGNERSNEIMNVVSGNNSSISDTVNADGVLTNTRRGPTSPWLKFPMLFAAIRSRVSPNEMLLIKAHYEQFMEKKISRKDLVLKVRLVVGDNIMRSAITNLPYRRASNDDLDDGVTENL; the protein is encoded by the exons ATGGCATACAACTCTGCAAGCGCATTGGATGAAGCTACACTCAATGAAAAGAGAAATATGGCTATCCAATGCTTGGCACATTTGGCTGAACTTTCGACACCAACAAACTTGTTTGTCGAACAAATGAGCTTAGTAGGAGATGAGGGCCAAACAGCTGAATCTGGTCCTGGTATTTCAAGGCTCCTGGTTAAGTATTCTATGAACTATAAGAAAAGTGGGTTACTCAAACGGTTGATGTTCTATCAAAACGGTGAGTGGTTAGACTATCCTGAACATGTTGTCGAATTGGTTAAGAAGGATTTTGAAACCAAGAAGGCAACCGCGGAGGTAGAGTTGGACGGTGAGAATCTTGTGATGTACTTTTTTCATATGTGTAATATGAATTTGAAGACGGGTTTGCGACAACCCATTGCTTGGATTGATGAGGCTGGGAGTTTTTTTTTCCCTGAACTTTTTGCTAGTGTTGATGAAGAACCTAATAACATAGGCGAACAAGAGGGTGGGGAATTAAATGAGGTGGATGATTCCAAGTTGGGGGAGCATAGTGGAGAGTCTAATGCTTTAGCTATGGATGTAGATGCTAATGGTCATGATACCACTAACAAAGTGGAAAATGAAAACATTGGGGAAACTCCTAACCAAGACAGAGAAATAGATTTAAATGCTTATACTGAACCAGGATATGGAGAGTTGGATGTAGATTATGTACGTAATCTATTTCTCACAGGAATGACTACTTTCGGCGTTAATGATGATGACATCGTCGATATTTACTGCAACTCAAGCATCTCAACGCAAGCGCGACTGGAGTTATTCCAGAAGCAAGCTGATATCACTAAAGGAATTCACGGGGATGCTAATGTTCGATACGGTTGGCTTGCATGTTCTAAAGAGGAACTGTCTACAATAATGCAAAATGGGCTTGACCACAATGCACTTTCTTCGTCTAAGTGCATATACGGATTTGGGATTCATCTTGCTGCTATTACCCACCCTTATGCTTG TGTCCCTTACTGTGATGCTGACGAAAACGGGGTTAAGCACTTGATCCTTTGTCGTGTGATAATGGGGAACATGGAGCATCTTCGTCGTGGAAATAATCAGATTCGTCCTAGAGGTTGCGAATATGATAATGGGGTTGATGACATAGAACATCCAAAATACTACGTGGTTTGGAGTAATAATATGAACACTCATATTTATCAAGAATTTGTTGTCAGCTTCAAGGCTTCTTTGGATGCTGAAG GAAATGAACGATCGAATGAGATTATGAATGTTGTTTCTGGGAATAACTCTTCTATATCGGATACT GTAAATGCTGATGGTGTGCTGACTAACACTCGAAGAGGTCCAACATCGCCTTGGCTTAAATTTCCGATGTTGTTTGCTGCAATAAGAAGCAGGGTTTCTCCAAATGAGATGCTTCTTATAAAGGCACATTACGAACAATTCATG GAAAAGAAGATTTCCCGTAAGGATCTTGTGTTGAAGGTGCGATTGGTTGTTGGAGACAATATAATGAGATCTGCAATAACTAATCTTCCATACAGG AGAGCATCAAATGATGACCTAGATGACGGTGTAACCGAAAATttataa